From Synergistaceae bacterium:
TATCAAATAAAAATGTAATGCCCCGGCTGTTCATGCCATCATTCTATTTTTGGTCAGGGCTGCCATGTCCATAGTTTTTTAAGACGCTGCGCAAAATTCTTTTAAGGTCTGAGATATATCTGGTACGCGACCATAGTGTGAAAACAATGATATTTGACACGCACAGGCATATAAGGGTCTTGATTATAAAGTCCGCTATGCTGCTTTCGATCCTTACAAATGAGCACAATGAAGATGCAGTGGCAAGACAAGCCGATGTCGATAGAATAAACGCTAAAAGCAACCTGTAATAGAGCCATGCCTTTTTTTCAAATAGATATTTATAGACGATATGAGGTAACACCCCGATCTCTTTTATACAGATACAAATCAGACTTCCTATAAAAACACCGGTAATCCCGATAATTTTTACAAGTGTGATTGAAAGTCCGAGATTTATACCTGCAATCAGTATGTGCAGATACCGGTCCGGTTTGAAGATGCCGGCGCTTGCTCTTATCGCGCCGAGAGGTAGAGATATCCCGCTTAGGTAGAACGCAGCTACTATTATTGAGACAGCAGAAAATGGAAGTACCCCCGACTCCCCCATCCACATCCTGACAAAAGGTGTAATAAGAACGAATGCGGTGACTCCCGCCATGTTATATATGATGAAATTGACGAAAAATGAAAGCTCAAAAACGCTGAGTATGTTATCCTTGGATTCCCTGGCTATCATGTTGCCAAAGCTTGCCGTTATCCCGCCGGAGAACTGAGAAATCATACCCGCTGCGGCAAGGATTATGGCGCTGTAGTTGCCGTATATCCCAACGGCCGCCACGCTTATGAATGCTGAAATTACGATGTTGTTTATTCCCGCGGTCAAATAATTTCCGATATAGTGAAATGCCAGTGCTTTTGTGTTGTCAAAAATGCCATTTCTGATATCCGGTGCGAGCGGTTCCGCCTTGATTTCCTTTAAATATGAATATTTTCTGTTTGCAATATACGTTATGATGGAATTTTCTATTATTCTGAATATTACGCGGATTGAGAAAAACAGGAGGATGCCGAAGTGGTATTTGGCTATGAGCATCTGTACGGACAGAAGTCCGACACTATAAACGGCATAGCATATAGATAATATGTATCCGTTTTGGTCTGCAAGTAAAATAGACCTTTTGTATGAAAAAAGATATGAGATCACGATATCGGCGACAAAAATGATAAATATCGCTCTGAGAAGGTTCGGAGAATACGTGGCTCCCTTTACCAGGTTATTGATGAACGGAAGGAGCACGATCCCAACAGTCAGGATAAAGAGTGCAAGCAGGCGGTAAACCTTTTCATAAAATGCCATCAGAGAACAAATCTGGGGGCGGTCATCAAACGCAAGCGGCTTATACAGTGTGCATATTATCGCAACCCCGATGCCGCAATCAGATATATTCAATAAAGAAACGATATTCTGGAAAAGCCCCTGAATACCCAGAACCTCGTACCCCAGATAATCCAGAAAAACCTTTCTGGAAACAAAGCCCAGTAACAGCACTGCCAGCTGAGCGGCAAAGCCCCAAAAAATATTCCTGATTGAGCTCTCTGTCCTCATCCCGGATTACCGGATCACGCTATCTTCAAAGACCTAGATCTGTACCGCATATTTCTTTAAAGCTGAGGTTATCCATATCTTTTTTCCCAAGTATGATTTCTTCCACTTCCGGCCACCGGATCCCGATTGTCTCGTCATTCCAGATGATCCCGCATTCGTCCTCAGGATGGTAGAATTCATCGCACTTGTAGAAAAATTCAGCTTCGTCAGAAATTACAAGAAAACCGTGTGCAAATCCCTTAGGAATAAAAACCTGTTTGTTGTTTTCCGCTGACAGCATTGCTCCTACCCATCCGCCAAATGTCTGACTGCCTTTGCGTATGTCAACGGCGACATCGAAAACTTCTCCGCTGATTATGCGGACAAGCTTTGCCTGCGAGTATTTTTTCTGAAAATGGAGCCCACGCAAAACACCCTTCTTTGATTTTGACTGGTTGTCTTGAACAAAAATATTATTAATGCCGGCAGATTTGAATTCGTTATAGTTATATGTTTCCATAAAATAGCCGCGTTTGTCTTTGTAGGCCGTAGGTTCAATTATCAAAACGCCTTCTATCGCTGTCTTGTTAAATATGAAGTTGGCCATTGATTATCCTCCTCATTTTACTGATAATTATACAAAAAAAGGTCCAGTCCATAGCTTAAAATTATATCATAAGACATTATGCTGCTATTTTTTAATAAATTTTTACCCCAAAGGAATATGTTAAGGTTTTCCAGAGATTCAAGTCTTGCGGTATTAAAACAGGCCCATTTTCTTGCAAATTCAGCCTGTGATTGAGTAACGGCTGCCTGTTTTACAAAATCAGTCAAGAATAGTTTTTCATATAAGGATATTTTAAAAATATTTACCCTTAAATTTATATCCAAAATCTTTTTATTGCAGATACAAAGCCCAATGGTATTTTTTTCGTGTATGCGGTAATATATAAGTTGTTTATTTATTGCTCCAAGGCCGTTCCTTAGTGCTGTATGCATGTTTATTTGATAATCATGGGGGACTGTATCGACGAAACAATTTAAAAAAACCTCTTTTATTTCCTTGCGCATCAAAGAAGTACAACCCTGGAAATAATTTCCTTTTATCATTTTTCTATAATCTATTTTAACAACTTCATTTAAATTGGTGTTTTTGCTGAATAATTTATTTATTCTATTGATATTGTAAATAGTTTCTTGCTTGATTGTATCTTCACAGTCCTCACTATCAATTATTTTATATGTTGAACACAAAACCAGAATATCTTTATTATCAGATATAACATCGTTCATAACTTCAATTTTATTCGGCATCCAGATATCATCATGGTCACATAGAAAAATCAGGTCGCCTCGAGTTTCTGCAATGGCTGTTTTGAATGTTTTTTTAAAACCGCGGTTTTTATCGTTAGATAGTAATTTCCATCTAGTCAAACCATTTTCAGATATATAAGTCTCTATTCGTTCTTTAGTCCCGTCCTGTGAATAATCATCCACTATAACGACCTCGTCCGGCTCTCTAGTCTGTACGCGGAGGCTGTCTAGCTGCTTATATAGAAAACGCGGGATGCTTTTGTAAGTCGTCATTGCGACAGATATCATATTCTACGCCCCATGTACTTTTTATTTATGTTATGCAAGATAATAACAAATCGCATGATACCTCAAAAAAATAAAAGGAACATGTCATATTGTTTCCTTAAAAAATCTCGGGAATTAACTATTCTCCATCATATCGTTCCAAGAAATATTTTAGTGCGTCCTGCCATTTGCGCATTTCATCCCCAACGCTGCAGCGCAGCGCCATATGTTCAAGTGCGGAGTATTTGGGGCGTTTTACAGGACTTTGATACTCATCTGAAGAGCAGGGAAAAACAGATGCTTTAATTCCCGAATACTCGATTATCTTATCTGCAAAATCATACCATGAGCATGTCCCTCTGCCTGTGCAGTGATATATGCCGTATTCACCGGCAGAAGCAATTTTAAGTATGTGATGCGAAAGGTCGGCTGCATTTGTGGGATTCCCTGTCTGATCGCTTACGATTTTTATAGTGCCTCTTTCTCTGGCAAGCCGCATTATGGTTTTCACGAAGTTTTTGCCGTTATATCCGTAAAGCCACGATGTCCTGACTATAAACCAACGGGAGCAGAAGTCTCTGACGAACCTTTCTCCTGCCAGTTTTGTGGCGCCGTATACATTTTGAGGCTCAGGTCTGTCATACTCACGATACGGACTCGAAGCATCCCCTGAAAAGACATAGTCGGTAGAAAGATAGATAATTCTTGCCCCTACCATTTCCGCACCGACAGCCATATTGCGTGCTCCCAGAGAATTCACCTTGAAAGCATCATCCTGATGGGTCTCGCATGCATCGACATTAGTGTATGAAGCACAGTTTATTATAAGTTGGGGTGCAAATTCACAAACATGCCGAGAGA
This genomic window contains:
- a CDS encoding glycosyltransferase, coding for MISVAMTTYKSIPRFLYKQLDSLRVQTREPDEVVIVDDYSQDGTKERIETYISENGLTRWKLLSNDKNRGFKKTFKTAIAETRGDLIFLCDHDDIWMPNKIEVMNDVISDNKDILVLCSTYKIIDSEDCEDTIKQETIYNINRINKLFSKNTNLNEVVKIDYRKMIKGNYFQGCTSLMRKEIKEVFLNCFVDTVPHDYQINMHTALRNGLGAINKQLIYYRIHEKNTIGLCICNKKILDINLRVNIFKISLYEKLFLTDFVKQAAVTQSQAEFARKWACFNTARLESLENLNIFLWGKNLLKNSSIMSYDIILSYGLDLFLYNYQ
- the rfbD gene encoding dTDP-4-dehydrorhamnose reductase produces the protein MKVMITGSNGQLGSELRRILQKGVSELGPIPKCFIDAKLDCVDIEDLDITNLSDVSRHVCEFAPQLIINCASYTNVDACETHQDDAFKVNSLGARNMAVGAEMVGARIIYLSTDYVFSGDASSPYREYDRPEPQNVYGATKLAGERFVRDFCSRWFIVRTSWLYGYNGKNFVKTIMRLARERGTIKIVSDQTGNPTNAADLSHHILKIASAGEYGIYHCTGRGTCSWYDFADKIIEYSGIKASVFPCSSDEYQSPVKRPKYSALEHMALRCSVGDEMRKWQDALKYFLERYDGE
- the rfbC gene encoding dTDP-4-dehydrorhamnose 3,5-epimerase, with product MANFIFNKTAIEGVLIIEPTAYKDKRGYFMETYNYNEFKSAGINNIFVQDNQSKSKKGVLRGLHFQKKYSQAKLVRIISGEVFDVAVDIRKGSQTFGGWVGAMLSAENNKQVFIPKGFAHGFLVISDEAEFFYKCDEFYHPEDECGIIWNDETIGIRWPEVEEIILGKKDMDNLSFKEICGTDLGL